Proteins co-encoded in one Strix uralensis isolate ZFMK-TIS-50842 chromosome 2, bStrUra1, whole genome shotgun sequence genomic window:
- the SLC46A3 gene encoding lysosomal proton-coupled steroid conjugate and bile acid symporter SLC46A3 — protein sequence MRKVLCVEPVIFIYIFVYSLTSPLVQQFIYRRLWEEEYNSTFISDSNDTYCEQNKSSPAYIKQKEVQEKASVFNMQLDLTGAVPSLIVAFVIVANGDRQGRKRSLVFPSVGALIADICLTVISYFSLSLSILFVVAFITGLFGGMATLLGGGFAFIADVCHDEKQKTTRIAVVDLIFGVVSGLAGLSSGYFLRGIGFTWTFLIASLLHVINIIYIIFFLEDTVGVSEFQHEAPVSWKELLRETFSGVYVLFKTAPYKKRILIIVLLFTFMTYLFTMIGGSSLFTLYELDEPLCWNEVYIGYGAAVFTSVSLTSFLGVYLFSKCLKDIYIVFIGIFSYIGGMIMAAFAKTTLLMFLVRVPSLLCFMPIPVLRSMLSKVVLTGEQGAVFACIACLEVVTGSISLSVFNSLYAATVAWFSGFSFLLSAGLCLIPLAVLCWLLCTSWNGEDLALLVPEEVSSIESVDS from the exons ATGAGGAAGGTTTTGTGCGTGGAGCCCGTCATTTTCATCTACATATTCGTGTATTCCCTGACGAGCCCGCTGGTGCAGCAGTTCATCTACCGGCGGCTGTGGGAGGAAGAGTACAACTCCACTTTCATAAGCGATAGCAATGACACTTACTGTGAACAGAATAAAAGTAGCCCGGCTTATATCAAGCAGAAG GAAGTTCAAGAAAAAGCCTCTGTTTTTAATATGCAGTTGGACTTAACTGGGGCAGTTCCCAGCCTTATAGTTGCCTTTGTGATTGTAGCTAATGGGGATCGCCAGGGACGCAAAAGGTCTTTAGTTTTTCCATCAGTGGGAGCTTTGATTGCTGATATTTGCCTCACTGTAATATCGTATTTTTCCTTGTCACTCTCTATCCTATTTGTGGTTGCATTTATTACTGGACTGTTTGGGGGTATGGCAACTCTCCTTGGAGGAGGCTTTGCTTTTATAGCAGATGTGTGTcatgatgagaagcagaaaacaacACGAATAGCTGTGGTGGATTTGATTTTTGGAGTTGTATCTGGATTGGCAGGACTGTCATCTGGCTACTTTCTAAGAGGAATAGGCTTTACATGGACATTTCTGATAGCATCTCTGCTTCATGTCATTAATATTATCTATATTATATTTTTTCTGGAAGATACAGTAGGTGTATCTGAATTCCAGCATGAGGCACCAGTGTCCTGGAAAGAACTTCTTAGAGAGACATTTTCTGGAGTGTACGTGCTTTTTAAAACTGCCCCttataaaaagagaattttaataaTTGTGTTACTTTTTACATTTATGACTTACTTATTTACTATGATTGGTGGGAGTTCACTTTTTACGCTGTATGAACTCGATGAACCACTCTGCTGGAATGAAGTTTACATTGGATATGGAGCAGCTGTGTTCACTTCTGTCTCTCTGACCAGCTTTTTAGGCGTTTACTTATTTTCCAAATGTCTCAAAGACATTTATATTGTCTTTATCGGGATATTTTCTTACATTGGAGGAATGATCATGGCTGCCTTTGCCAAAACTACCCTGCTCATGTTTTTAG TAAGAGTGCCATCTTTGCTCTGCTTTATGCCTATTCCTGTTCTCCGATCCATGCTGTCAAAAGTGGTTCTCACTGGTGAACAGG GTGCTGTGTTTGCTTGTATTGCCTGTTTAGAAGTTGTGACCGGCAGTATTTCACTTTCAGTTTTTAATAGTCTCTATGCAGCTACTGTTGCATGGTTTTCAGGCTTTAGCTTCCTCCTGTCAGCAGGCCTTTGTCTAATTCCACTGGCTGTCCTGTG CTGGCTTCTGTGCACAAGCTGGAATGGGGAGGACTTGGCTCTGCTTGTACCTGAAGAAGTATCCAGCATAGAGAGCGTTGACAGTTGA
- the POMP gene encoding proteasome maturation protein, with product MNSRGAASLLKDSIPITEFSASGPFEGHDLLRRGFTSVKNELLPSHPLELSEKNFQLNQDKTNFATLRNIQGLHAPLKLQMEFRAVKQVQRLPFLHSSNIALDTLRGNAECISFEDILNDPSQSEVMGEPHMMMEYKLGLL from the exons ATG aattccAGAGGCGCTGCTTCTCTCTTGAAGGATAGTATCCCAATTACTGAATTTTCAGCTTCAGGACCATTTGAAGGTCATGATCTTCTGCGTAGAGG CTTTACAAGTGTGAAAAATGAATTGTTGCCTAGCCACCCACTGgagttgtcagaaaaaaat TTCCAGTTAAATCAAGATAAAACAAACTTTGCCACGCTGAGAAATATTCAAGGACTCCATGCACCTTTAAAGCTGCAGATGGAATTCAGAGCAGTGAAACAG GTCCAGCGTCTCCCATTTCTTCACAGCTCAAACATAGCACTGGATACTCTGAGGGGAAATGCTGAATGCATCAGTTTTGAGGATATCCTTAATG atcctTCACAGAGTGAGGTTATGGGAGAGCCACACATGATGATGGAATACAAGCTTGGTTTATTGTAA